The following coding sequences lie in one Sorghum bicolor cultivar BTx623 chromosome 6, Sorghum_bicolor_NCBIv3, whole genome shotgun sequence genomic window:
- the LOC8082747 gene encoding 50S ribosomal protein L15, chloroplastic, with protein MASISLAPTATFLHISASASSSFEATPGILAGRQAAPRALPLHARPPHRITVACSGAAATAAASDASLPVEKFRLDNLGPQKGLCWRPKRKRRGTEGHEPKSESFGGRAWILQPEMARRIGAEKHLGP; from the exons ATGGCTTCCATCTCCCTCGCTCCCACCGCTACCTTCCTCCACATCTCggcctccgcctcctcctccttcgaAGCCACTCCCGGAATTCTAGCCGGCCGCCAGGCCGCACCCCGCGCCCTCCCGCTCCACGCGCGCCCGCCCCACCGCATCACCGTTGCCTGCAGCGGCGCTGCGGCGACAGCCGCGGCCTCAGACGCCTCGCTGCCAGTGGAGAAGTTCCGGCTGGACAATCTGGGTCCGCAGAAGGGGTTGTGCTGGCGCCCCAAGCggaagagacgcg GTACGGAGGGGCACGAGCCCAAATCGGAGAGTTTCGGGGGCCGCGCGTGGATCCTTCAGCCGGAGATGGCGCGAAGGATAGGGGCTgaaaagcatctaggcccctaa